One window from the genome of Paraclostridium sordellii encodes:
- a CDS encoding ABC transporter permease — translation MRKKLNLGLRYMQTYKARSFAIILSMVLSVAMIVGILTLTKIEDMNSLQTMKYNTGIYHTTFKNLNDKQLKIIENSGNLENVGAFNFHGITTGKEKQNVIMLNCNEDYIISNSKLEKGRFAKNKNEIVAEEWVLKNLGLEPKLNQVIKLNIEDTSKNIKDEEFKLVGIIKDRPTEKQIGKMQMYLPLQKNSENLEVGVAFNEKIDIPTYILELAKKANVNKDNITSSEDLITISRDANNISLNIVLSALVISLICGIVVYSIFNISMYKRFKEYGILRAIGARNFKVFRLILNELMTLSLIGIPIGTVLGIIASTISNKYASELKTNIALNGEIIKLHMIYPIVEIVLTTLFMIIILLLIAFFTYRKINKLSIIDAIKGNRKSDNMKRNIITVNTLRKYMKTYKAISFKNIWRNKKRCIMIILSMSICGILFINSNYKSHLDQSDDFIVDRSMFNNSDMRIDVYGTGNQRGGLSKEDINKIENIDGVKEVVKSQIMNGRMVMDEKDIAIKGYFENINKSSRGEGLFKGYLVKDKLNNELILKQNLRGYDDKALKELNNYLVEGSIDIERMKNEDLAVIYIPRVVDEKHGGKIEYNIVDNGKPVSDIKVGDTVKVKFREDGKRPIEFITLEDNDAKYIEKEFKVGAIVSYPFMAEDTYSSDQCIDVIVSDNKFTQVTGSEDYQAININLDKGVNDKKVYDEILKTTIKVNGAMARNIMEEKANRDAMYEKSRIYNAGMVVVLFIIAIVNIVNNISQSILDRTNEFGMLRAIGLNNKDFKKMIIFEGLIYTVISSLIIIVVSLVLNKMTYNSFEVSKYGIDFSIRYVDYILIIGINTLVGILTTYLPAKKLEKISVVEMVNINE, via the coding sequence ATGCGAAAAAAATTAAATTTAGGGCTTAGATATATGCAAACATATAAAGCAAGATCCTTTGCAATTATACTAAGCATGGTTTTATCAGTAGCGATGATAGTAGGAATATTAACTTTAACAAAAATAGAAGACATGAATAGTTTACAAACTATGAAATACAACACTGGAATATATCACACAACTTTTAAAAATTTAAATGATAAGCAATTAAAAATCATAGAAAATAGTGGGAATCTAGAAAATGTAGGTGCTTTTAATTTTCATGGAATAACTACAGGCAAAGAAAAACAAAATGTAATAATGCTAAATTGCAATGAAGATTATATAATTTCAAATTCAAAACTTGAAAAAGGAAGATTTGCAAAAAATAAAAATGAAATTGTAGCTGAAGAATGGGTATTAAAAAATCTAGGATTAGAGCCTAAGTTAAACCAAGTTATAAAGCTTAATATTGAAGATACAAGTAAAAATATTAAAGATGAAGAATTTAAATTAGTAGGAATTATAAAAGATAGACCAACAGAAAAGCAAATTGGTAAGATGCAAATGTATTTACCACTACAAAAAAACAGTGAAAATTTAGAGGTTGGAGTAGCCTTTAATGAAAAAATAGATATACCAACGTACATATTAGAATTAGCTAAAAAAGCCAATGTAAATAAAGATAATATAACAAGTTCAGAGGATTTAATAACGATATCTCGTGATGCAAACAATATTAGCTTAAACATCGTTTTAAGTGCTTTAGTTATAAGTTTAATATGTGGAATAGTAGTATATAGTATTTTCAATATATCTATGTACAAAAGATTTAAAGAATATGGGATATTAAGAGCAATAGGAGCTAGAAACTTTAAAGTATTTAGACTTATATTAAATGAATTGATGACTTTATCACTTATAGGCATACCTATAGGAACTGTATTAGGAATTATTGCTTCGACTATATCTAATAAATATGCAAGTGAACTAAAAACAAATATAGCACTGAATGGAGAAATAATAAAATTACATATGATTTATCCAATTGTTGAAATAGTATTAACAACATTATTTATGATTATAATATTACTTTTAATAGCATTTTTTACTTATAGAAAAATAAATAAGTTATCGATAATAGACGCTATAAAAGGAAATAGAAAATCTGACAATATGAAAAGAAATATTATAACTGTTAACACTTTAAGAAAATATATGAAGACTTATAAAGCAATATCATTTAAAAATATATGGAGAAATAAAAAGAGATGTATAATGATCATTTTATCTATGAGCATATGTGGAATATTATTTATAAACTCAAACTATAAATCACATTTAGATCAATCAGATGATTTTATCGTAGATAGATCTATGTTCAATAACTCTGATATGAGGATAGATGTATATGGAACTGGAAACCAAAGAGGCGGATTAAGCAAAGAGGATATAAATAAAATAGAAAATATAGATGGAGTAAAAGAAGTAGTAAAATCTCAAATAATGAATGGTAGAATGGTTATGGATGAAAAAGATATAGCCATTAAAGGCTATTTTGAAAACATAAATAAATCCAGTAGGGGCGAAGGTCTATTTAAAGGATATTTAGTAAAAGATAAATTAAATAATGAACTTATCTTAAAACAAAATCTTAGAGGATATGATGATAAGGCATTAAAAGAACTTAATAACTATTTAGTTGAAGGTAGTATAGATATTGAAAGAATGAAAAATGAAGACTTAGCAGTAATTTATATACCAAGAGTTGTAGATGAAAAACATGGTGGGAAAATCGAATATAACATTGTAGACAATGGAAAGCCAGTTTCAGATATAAAAGTAGGAGATACTGTAAAAGTTAAATTTAGAGAAGATGGAAAAAGACCAATAGAATTTATAACGTTAGAAGACAATGATGCTAAATACATTGAAAAAGAATTTAAAGTAGGTGCAATAGTTAGTTATCCATTTATGGCAGAAGATACATATTCAAGTGATCAATGTATAGATGTAATTGTTAGTGATAATAAATTTACTCAAGTTACAGGAAGTGAAGATTATCAAGCTATAAATATAAATTTAGATAAGGGTGTAAATGATAAAAAAGTTTATGATGAAATATTAAAAACAACTATAAAAGTAAATGGAGCTATGGCAAGAAATATAATGGAAGAAAAGGCAAATAGAGATGCTATGTATGAAAAGTCTAGAATTTATAATGCTGGAATGGTTGTAGTTCTGTTTATAATAGCAATTGTAAATATAGTAAACAACATAAGTCAAAGTATTTTAGATAGAACTAATGAGTTTGGAATGTTAAGAGCTATAGGGCTTAACAATAAAGACTTTAAAAAGATGATAATATTTGAGGGGCTTATATATACAGTTATATCAAGTTTAATAATTATAGTAGTATCTTTAGTGCTAAATAAAATGACTTATAATTCCTTTGAAGTATCTAAGTATGGAATAGATTTTAGTATAAGATATGTAGATTATATATTAATTATCGGAATAAATACTTTAGTTGGGATACTTACAACATACTTACCAGCTAAAAAATTAGAAAAAATAAGTGTAGTTGAAATGGTAAATATAAATGAATAA
- a CDS encoding ABC transporter ATP-binding protein, translating to MSILETINLSKTYGSKESKVNALDNININIEKGEFVAIIGPSGSGKSTLLHLLGGLERLSGGSIKVNEKDISKLKDKELAEYRRKEVGFVFQQYNLIPVLNVEENIELPLMLGNDDIDEIYISELIDILGLKERKKHLPSQLSGGQQQRVAIGRALSTKPSIILADEPTGNLDSKTTEEVMELLKKSIKKYNQTLIVITHDQNIAKKADRIINIVDGHIKI from the coding sequence ATGTCAATTTTAGAAACTATAAATTTATCAAAAACTTATGGAAGTAAAGAAAGCAAAGTAAATGCGCTTGATAATATAAATATAAATATAGAAAAAGGAGAATTTGTTGCAATAATAGGGCCTAGTGGAAGTGGTAAAAGTACATTACTACATTTATTAGGAGGGCTTGAGAGATTAAGCGGAGGAAGTATAAAAGTAAATGAAAAAGATATAAGTAAATTAAAAGATAAAGAACTTGCAGAGTATAGAAGAAAGGAAGTAGGTTTTGTATTCCAACAATATAACTTAATTCCAGTATTAAATGTAGAAGAGAATATAGAACTTCCTCTTATGTTAGGAAATGATGATATAGATGAAATATATATAAGCGAACTTATAGATATATTAGGGTTAAAAGAACGTAAAAAACATCTTCCAAGTCAATTATCAGGAGGACAGCAACAAAGAGTAGCAATAGGAAGAGCTTTATCTACAAAGCCGAGTATAATACTTGCAGATGAACCAACAGGAAATCTAGATAGTAAAACCACAGAAGAAGTAATGGAACTTTTAAAAAAATCTATAAAAAAATATAATCAAACTCTAATAGTTATAACTCATGATCAAAACATAGCTAAAAAAGCAGATAGGATAATTAATATAGTAGATGGTCACATAAAAATTTAA
- a CDS encoding SAM-dependent methyltransferase has product MNNLDKIFIKEFVSKLHSNPFEVKLWDGEEFLVGEGDPVFKVCFNNPLSKKDLLTSTSLTLGEAYMRNDISIDGDLLVTLDTLFGCQKDHFHTNFAKLGKIFSKAGNEKKQKSEVCYHYNLGNDFYSLWLDKTLSYSCAYFKNENDTLYEAQMNKIHYILKKLQLSEGETLLDIGCGWGYLLIEAAKKYKVKGTGITLSEEQYKKFQERIEKEGLEDYLEVKLMDYRDLEHSGMSFDKIVSVGMLEHVGREHYDLYLKNVNSVLKPKGLFLLHYISGLTESPGDAWIKKYIFPGGVIPSLREIIDLFPKYNFYTLDVESLRRHYTRTLIEWYKNFDKERDTVKGMFGEEFVRMWDLYLTSCAACFNNGVIDLHQILISKDVNNEIKMTRAYMYED; this is encoded by the coding sequence ATGAACAATCTAGATAAAATATTTATTAAAGAATTTGTTTCAAAGCTACATTCAAATCCATTTGAAGTTAAACTTTGGGATGGTGAAGAGTTTTTAGTAGGTGAAGGAGATCCCGTATTTAAGGTTTGCTTTAATAACCCTCTAAGTAAAAAAGACTTATTAACTAGTACTTCTTTAACTCTAGGGGAAGCCTACATGAGAAATGACATTAGTATAGACGGAGACTTATTAGTTACTCTTGATACCTTATTTGGTTGTCAAAAAGATCATTTCCATACTAACTTTGCAAAGCTTGGTAAAATATTCTCTAAAGCAGGGAATGAAAAAAAGCAAAAATCTGAAGTTTGCTATCATTATAATCTTGGTAATGATTTTTACAGTCTTTGGTTAGACAAAACACTTAGTTATTCTTGTGCTTATTTCAAAAATGAAAACGATACATTATATGAAGCTCAAATGAATAAGATACACTATATCTTAAAGAAACTTCAATTATCTGAAGGAGAAACTCTATTAGATATAGGATGTGGTTGGGGTTACTTACTTATAGAAGCTGCTAAAAAATATAAAGTCAAAGGAACTGGTATTACTTTAAGTGAAGAGCAATATAAAAAATTCCAAGAAAGAATAGAAAAAGAAGGTCTTGAAGATTATTTAGAGGTTAAACTTATGGACTATAGAGATCTTGAGCATTCTGGAATGTCTTTTGATAAAATCGTAAGTGTCGGTATGCTTGAACATGTTGGACGTGAACATTACGATTTATATTTAAAAAATGTAAATAGTGTGTTAAAACCAAAAGGTCTTTTCTTACTACATTACATAAGTGGCCTTACTGAATCTCCTGGCGATGCTTGGATTAAAAAGTATATATTCCCAGGTGGTGTTATTCCATCATTACGTGAAATTATAGATTTATTCCCAAAATATAATTTCTACACTTTAGATGTTGAAAGTTTAAGAAGACATTATACTAGAACTTTAATAGAATGGTATAAAAACTTTGATAAAGAAAGAGATACTGTAAAAGGTATGTTTGGTGAAGAATTCGTAAGAATGTGGGATTTATATCTAACTTCTTGTGCTGCATGTTTTAATAATGGAGTTATAGATTTGCATCAAATATTAATAAGTAAAGATGTTAATAACGAAATTAAGATGACTAGAGCTTATATGTACGAAGATTAA